The Flammeovirga pectinis genomic interval ATGGTTTTGCATTAATGATAATTGCAGGAGCGGATGGTGTTATTTCTGAGGCAGAAAAGAATTGGTATTTTGAACAATTTGTTAAAGTATCTAATACGCCAAAAGAAATAGCAAAAGAAGTGATGGAATATGATTTTTCTAAAGGAAATTTAGAAGAAGTAATAGATAATTTGAAAGTTGATGTAACGATTAATTTTAAAAGAACTTTATTATATAATGCTATAAAAATGGCCAGTGCAGATGCAGAATTTCCGGAACAAGAAAAAGAGGCAACAGATAGAGTAGCTAAACTTTTAGATATTTCTGAAGATATTGCTCAAACAATTTATTATTTAGTTGATACCGAAGCCAAGATCGCTAAGATGCGAACAACTTTATTTGAGTATAACTAATATAAAAAAGCTCTTCAAGTTTAACTTGAAGAGCTTTTTTATTCTTGAATTCTAATAGTAATCTTATCTAGATATTAGTTTGAAAATATCATTTCCGAAGGCAAAAACCATAATTGATAATAATATTAGCATACCGATTTGTTGTGCAACCATTAATACCTTTTCTGAAGGTTTTCTTCCTGTAATTATCTCATACGTTAAGAAAACAACATGACCACCATCTAAGGCCGGTATTGGTAGTAAGTTCATGAAGGCTAAAACCATCGATAGCATACCAGTAATTGTCCAAAATTGAATCCAGTGCCATGTTCCTCCATAAACCTCAGCAATACCAATTGGACTACTTACAGATTTACTAGCAGAAACTTCACCTCTAAAGAGTTTACCAAAAGCTTTTATTTGTACAGTAATTACATTAAATGCTTCTTGAGCTCCAACTGGAATAGCTTCTAAAAACGAATAATTTTTATATTCAGCTTTTAATCTAGACCTCATCTCAAATCCTAAAGTACCTTCATCAGAGACTCTAATTTGGAGTTTTAATGGTTGATCATTTCTTAGAACAGTAAGTTCAATTTGTTTTCCAGATTGAATTTCTAATTCTTTTCTAAATTCATTAAAATAAGGAAGATCTTTTCCATTTATTGCAATTGGAACATCATCTGCTTTTAACCCTCCTTTATCTGCAGGAGTTGCAGGTAAAACTCGTTTTACATAGAACGGATCTCTTGGATAAACGTAAGACATTTTTTTAAACTTATCTTCACTCATCCATTCAATCATTTCTTTTGGAATATCTATACGGACTTTCTTGTTATCACGAAGTACTGTGATATAGCTATTCTCTTCTAACAAGAAATTTGGATCTACTAAATCTCTAAATTGCTTTGCATCTTCTCCACTTAGATTAACAATTTTATCCCCTGTTTCTAATCCAACTTTTTCACCAAGCTCACTAGCATAAATGCCATATTGGTTAATTTCGGAAATTGGTATAAAACGTTCTCCTGTAGTATAAGCTAAACCAATAAAAATAATAATACCTGTAATTACATTCATTATTATACCTCCGAGCATAACGATAAGACGTTGCCAGGCTGGTTTAGTTCTAAACTCCCAAGGTTGAGGTTCTGATTCTAGATCATCAGCACCTTTAGATTCGTCTATCATACCGGCAATGTCAACATAGCCACCCATTGGAAACCAACCTAAACCATATTCCGTATCTCCTCTTTTAATTTTAAAAATTGAAAATTTCAGAAGATTTGGAAAAGGGAATAAGAAATCAAAAAATAGATAAAATTTATTTACTTTAATTTTAAAAATTTTTGCAGCAAAGAAATGCCCAAATTCGTGTATTCCTACTAATATTGATAATCCCGCTAACAATTGAGCGGCCATTATAAGTCCTTCCATTCTTAAATATAAATCATACAACTTGATAAATCAGATTGTATTTAAGTGATAATTATTAATTTATTTCCAACTTTTTGCTAATTCCCTAACATCGGTGTCTGTTTGAACGTAGTCAGTATAATTAGGGGTTAAGATATGCTTATAATTTTCCATGCAATAAGCATTTAACTCAGCAATTTCTAAAAATTTGATTTCATCATTTAGAAAACGCTCAACAGCAATTTCATTTGCAGCATTCAAGATACATGCAGAATTTCCTTTATCAGCTAGTGCTCTATATGCTAATTGAAGATTAACAAATGTATCCTTATCAGGAGCTTCAAACGTTAATGTTGGGTATGCTGCAAAATTAAATCTTTCAAAATTTGAAATAATTCTTTTTGGATACCCTAAAGCATACTGAATAGGTAATTTCATATCAGGTAGCCCAAGCTGAGCTTTTAAACTACCGTCTTCAAATTGAACCAATGAATGCACAATAGATTGAGGGTGAACAACAACATCAATCTGATTGTCTTCAACATCAAATAACCATTTAGCTTCAATTACTTCTAGTCCTTTATTCATTAAAGAAGCAGAATCAATTGTAATTTTAGCTCCCATGCTCCAGTTTGGATGTTTTAATGCTTGGGCTTTAGTTACACCTAAAAGTTCTTCTTTCTTTTTTCCTCTAAATGGCCCACCTGAAGCAGTTAAAATAACTTTTTCAATTGGATTACTTTCTTCGCCTACTAAACATTGAAATATTGCAGAGTGTTCTGAGTCAACAGGAATAATTGAAACATTATTCTCTTTAGCTTTTTGAGTAACTAATTCACCCGCTACAACTAAAGTTTCTTTGTTTGCTAGAGCTATTGTAATTCCTTTATCAATAGCTGTTAATGTTGGCTTTAAAC includes:
- the rseP gene encoding RIP metalloprotease RseP, with amino-acid sequence MEGLIMAAQLLAGLSILVGIHEFGHFFAAKIFKIKVNKFYLFFDFLFPFPNLLKFSIFKIKRGDTEYGLGWFPMGGYVDIAGMIDESKGADDLESEPQPWEFRTKPAWQRLIVMLGGIIMNVITGIIIFIGLAYTTGERFIPISEINQYGIYASELGEKVGLETGDKIVNLSGEDAKQFRDLVDPNFLLEENSYITVLRDNKKVRIDIPKEMIEWMSEDKFKKMSYVYPRDPFYVKRVLPATPADKGGLKADDVPIAINGKDLPYFNEFRKELEIQSGKQIELTVLRNDQPLKLQIRVSDEGTLGFEMRSRLKAEYKNYSFLEAIPVGAQEAFNVITVQIKAFGKLFRGEVSASKSVSSPIGIAEVYGGTWHWIQFWTITGMLSMVLAFMNLLPIPALDGGHVVFLTYEIITGRKPSEKVLMVAQQIGMLILLSIMVFAFGNDIFKLISR
- the dxr gene encoding 1-deoxy-D-xylulose-5-phosphate reductoisomerase; the encoded protein is MTLKSIAILGSTGSIGTQALDVIRANSALFSVSILSAGNNVDLLIQQCIEFQPKYAIIGNKDKFTILKEGLINTNVTVLATVDGICEALEQAHSDIVLTALVGYAGLKPTLTAIDKGITIALANKETLVVAGELVTQKAKENNVSIIPVDSEHSAIFQCLVGEESNPIEKVILTASGGPFRGKKKEELLGVTKAQALKHPNWSMGAKITIDSASLMNKGLEVIEAKWLFDVEDNQIDVVVHPQSIVHSLVQFEDGSLKAQLGLPDMKLPIQYALGYPKRIISNFERFNFAAYPTLTFEAPDKDTFVNLQLAYRALADKGNSACILNAANEIAVERFLNDEIKFLEIAELNAYCMENYKHILTPNYTDYVQTDTDVRELAKSWK